In Cellulomonas wangsupingiae, the genomic window AGGTGTCTGACGGGCGCACCCTGTGCCCGGCAGTGCGCCCGGTGGTAGGACGGACTCCTGACGTCCGCACCACCAGGGGGCCGCCATGCGCACGTCCACGCTCGCCCGTCCGCTCGTCGTCGTCGCCGCCGCGTTCGCGCTCAGTGCGGGCGCGCTGCCCGGTGATGCCGCACCGCCCGGGGTGGGTGACGAGATCGACGGTGCGGGCCTCGACGGGTCCGGGCCGGACGGACGCGGCGGGCACCACGGGCGGCCACCCGCCAAGGTGCCCGTCGCGGTCGGCACCGGCGGTGCCGTGGCGACGGTCGACCCGGACGCCACGCGCGTCGGGCTGGACGTGCTGCGCCGCGGCGGCAACGCCGTCGACGCCGCGGTGGCCGCCGCCGCGACCCTGGGTGTCGCCGAGCCGTACTCGGCCGGCATCGGGGGCGGCGGGTTCCTCGTCGTCTACGACGCCGCGACGGGGAGCGTGCAGACGCTCGACGGGCGCGAGACCGCACCGGCCGCGATGGGCAGCGACGCGTTCGTCGAGGACGGCGTCGCGATCCCGCCCGAGGAGGCGGTGACGTCCGGCCTGTCGGTCGGCGTGCCGGGGACCCCGGCGACGTGGCAGGCCGCCCTCGACACCTGGGGCACGCTCAGCCTGCGCGACGCGCTGGCCGGCGCGACGCGGGTCGCGGAGCGCGGGTTCGTCGTGGACCGGACGTTCGCCGAGCAGACGGAGGCGAACGCGGACCGGTTCGCCGACTTCACGTCGACGGCCGCGCTGTACCTGCCGGGCGGGTCCGTGCCCCGCGTCGGGTCGGTGCTGCGCAACCCGGACCTCGCGCGCACGTACCGGCTCCTCGCGCGCCACGGCGTCGACGCGCTCTACACGGGCCCGCTCGCGCGGGAGATCGTCGACACGGTGCAGGCGCCGCCCGTCGCTCCCGGCAGCACACGCGTCGTGCGGCCCGGGCTGCTCCAGCCGGCCGACCTCGCCGCGTACGAGGTCGTGCCGCGCGACCCCACGCTCGTCACCTACCGGGGCCTCGACGTGTACGGCATGGCCCCGCCGTCGTCCGGCGGGTCGACGGTGGGCGAGGCGCTGAACATCCTCGAGACCGTGGACCTGGGCGCCCTCGACGAGACGCAGGCGCTGCACCACTACGTCGAGGCGGCGGCCCTCGCGTTCGCCGACCGCAACCGCTGGGTCGGCGACCCCGCCTTCGTCGACGTGCCGCTCGACGAGCTGCTGTCCGACGGCTTCGCGGCCGAGCGCGCGTGCCTCATCGACCCGGCGGCGGCGCTGCCCAAGCCGGTCGCGCCCGGAGTCCCCGACGGGACGTACGGGCCGTACGAGCCGTGCGCCCCGGGCGGCGACGCGGCCACCGAGACCCCCGAGGGCACGTCGACGACGCACCTGACGACGGCCGACCGGTGGGGCAACGTCGTGGCGTACACGCTGACGATCGAGTCCACCGGAGGCAACGGGATCGTCGTGCCCGGGCGTGGGTTCCTGCTCAACAACGAGCTGACGGACTTCAGCTTCACCGACACGCAGGGCGGCGCGGACCCGAACCTGCCCGGGCCGGGCAAGCGCCCGCGCAGCTCGATGGCCCCGACGATCGTCCTGCAGGACGGCCGCCCGCTGCTCGCCCTGGGGTCGCCGGGTGGCGCGACGATCATCACCACGGTGCTGCAGACGCTGGTGAACCGCCTGGACCTCGGCATGCCGCTCGACCAGGCGGTCGCGGCCCCGCGTGCGACGCCCCGCAACGGCACGTCGATCCAGGCGGAGCCGGGCTTCCCGCGCGCCGGCCTCGAGGCCCTCGGGCACGTCTTCGCCGACACCCCGGAGATCGGGGCGGCGGCGGCGATCGAGGTGCTGGACCGGGGCAGGTTCCTGGCCGTCGCCGAGCCTGAGCGCCGCGGCGGCGGCAGCGCGGGGGTGGTGCGTCCGCGGCGGTGACACCGTGCAGCGTTCGGGACGACTGGCGTCCCGGACGCTGCACAGTCCGCCGGCCCTAGGACCTCCTGACCACGGACGGTGCCGTCGGACGGCCCAAGGTGGAGGAGTGTTCCGTACGTCCTCCGCCCTGCGGCCCCGCGCCGCCCGCCACGACGCCGCGTCCGGCACCCTGACGGTCCGTCTCACGTCCGTCTCGGGGGGCAGCTGGGCCGAGTACGAGTACCGCGACGTCCCCGCGGACGTCGCGCACCGCGTCACCACCGCCGGCGTCCGCCTGCGCGCGGCGCTGCTCGAGCACGTCGTGGACCGCTACGCCGTGCGCCGCTGCGGGACCCCCCGGTGGGTCGAGCCGGCGACCACCGGCCCCGCCTGACACCCGACGGACGTGCGGGGTCGCCGTCGCAGAGCGACGACGACCCCGCACGGTCGCATCCTGGGGTACGTCAGGCGAACGCCTCCGGCACGGCCGCGCGCACCTTGGCGGGCGTGTCCTCCCAGCCCTCGACCGCGACGCACGGCACGCCCGTCGAGATCACCGGGTAGTCGTTGCCGCCCTCGTCGAGGCGGTCGCCGAAGAACACGGCCTGCGTCGGCTCCAGGCCCAGGCGCGCGAGCAGCCGGTTGACGCCGTACGCCTTGTCGATGCCCTTGCGGGTGATGTCGACGGACGTCGAGCCGCCGGAGCGGACCTCGAGGTCGGGCAGCTGCTCGGCGACGGCCGCACGCAGCTTCTCCTTCTTCGCGCCGTCCGGGTCCCAGGCGGCCTTCGCGTCGACGGGGGCCTCCTGACCGAGGGCGGAGAACGTCACCTGGCTGCCGCGCAGCTCGATGCGGTCCCCCCAGGTGTTCTCCTCCCACAGCCCCAGCTCGCGCGCCGACTTCTCGACGGCGGCGGCGGCGCGGGCGGACTCGTCCTCGGTGAGCGGCTCGCTGTACACCTCGGCCCATGCGGCGCCGTCGTGCACCAGGTAGCGCGTCCCGCACGTCGGCAGCACGTGCAGGCGGGAGAGGGCCGCGGTGTCGTCGACCGACGACAGCAGCTGGGCGTCGAACTGCTCGAACCGGCCGCCGGAGATGATGCCGACCTGCGCGACGCGGGTGAGCGCGACGATCATGTCGACGATCTGCGGGTGCACCTTGCTCTTCGAGGGCGCGAGAGTGTCGTCCAGGTCGAAGAGCACGAGCTCGTAGGTCATCAATCCTCCGTGGTGCGGCGGCGCCCACCGGCGTGGGCGGTGCTCGGGGCGGCCGGGACGGGGTGTCGCGCCGTGCGGCCGGTGGTTGCGGGGCCGGACGGCCTCGCGACCGCAACACGGTACCCGGTGGCGTCCCGGATGCCGGACGGAATGCGGACGACCGGTCGGTCCGCCTGCTCTACGGTCGTGACGCATGACGCGACTCGACGGGACCGTCCTGACCATCGGCGGCGGCGGCTTCTCCATGCCGGAGGTCGCGGACGCCGGCTCGATCGACGACTTCCTGCTGGGCCTGACCGGCCGCGACACCCCGCGGGTCTGCTTCGTCGGCACCGCGAGCGGCGACGCGGCGTCGTACGTCGAACGCTTCGTGGCCGCGTTCGACGGTCGTGCCCGCACGTCCGTGCTCGCGCTGTTCGGCAACGGGCCGGACGGCGCGATCCCGCTGGACCGGCTCGACGACGTCCTCGAGCAGGACGTCGTGTACGTCGGCGGCGGGTCGACGGCGAACCTGCTGGCGGTGTGGCGGCTGCACGGCCTGCCCGAGCTGCTCGCCGAGGCGGCGCGCCGTGGGACCGTGCTCGCCGGGATCTCGGCCGGCATGAACTGCTGGTTCGAGGCGTCCAGCACCGACTCCTTCGGACCGTACGCGCCGCTGCGCGACGGCCTCGGCCTGCTGCGCGGGTCGGCGTGCCCGCACTACCGCGGTGAGCCCGGCAGGCGCGAGACGTACCTGCGGTGGGTCGGCACGGGCGCGCTGCCCGACGGCTACGCCGCCGACGACGGCGTCGCCCTGCTGTGGCGCGGCGGTGAGCTCGTGGAGGCGGTCGGCGAGGCGCGCGGGGCGAGCGCGTACCGGGTCCACCAGGGCGTCGACGGCGCCGTGGAGACGCCCGTGCCGACGCGGCTGCTCGCTGGCTGACCTGCGCGGGGGACCGCCCGGGTGAACCCGGGCGTGCGACCCGCGACACGCGGCGCCGCACCTGGTGGGCTCGGGTACGTTGCAGCGTCCCCCGCGCCCCGGCGCCCGAGCAGCAGGAGGCGCGCCGCCCCGTGCACCGCAACCACGTGTACGTGTTCGACGTCGCGTCGGCCCGCCCCGCGCTGCTCGACGACCTGGACGTCGTGCGCACGGCGCTGACCGGCCTCGTCGCGGACGCCGGCCTGCACCCCGTCGGCTCCGACGCGGTCCACCGCTTCGCACCCCAGGGCCTGAGCGTGGCGATCCTGCTCGCGGAGTCGCACGTGGCCGTGCACACCTGGCCCGAGCACGGCACCGCCTACGTGACCCTGACGACGTGCCGCCGCCCGCCGGCCGGGTTCGTCGAGCGCACGCGCACGGCCCTCGCCGACGCGTGGCACGGCACCGTCCTCGCCCGCACGATGGCCGACGCGTGACGCGCCCCCGGGCCCGGATGCGGCTGGGCACGCACCTGATCGGCACGCCGCCGTGGCGGTCGCTGCCGCACGGCGTGGTCGTGTACGGCGAGTGGGACCCCGAGGACCGCACGACGTACTACTGGGAGGAGTGGGAGGTCCTCGGCTACGAGAACCTCGACTTCTGGGTGGAGTACGACCACTACACCCGCAAGGTCACGCTCTACCGGCCGGTGCACGTCACCGAGCACCTCGAGCCCGCGCACCTGAGCGAGGGCCAGCAGCTGGTCGTGACGTTCGGCGGGCACCAGCACCCGGTCACGGTCGGCGAGGTCGGCGTCGGGACGATCCAGCACCTCGCGGGCGCGTTCACGTACGACCTGCAGATGGGGCAGCCGGTCGCGTACGCCGAGCTGCAGGGTGACGGGTTCGTCCTGTCGGTCGAGCGCTTCGACGAGCGCGTGCTCGACGTCTACCACGGCACCGTGCTGGACACCGCCGGCCAGAAGGAGCACTTCGGCAAGCGCGTCGCGCCCGGCGGCCTGACGTTCAAGGGCGTCCTGGTGGGTCTCGCCCTCGTGCTCGGCCTCGGGTGGATGACGACGTCCTGCGGCTCCGGCACCGAGACCTGCACGCCCCGCACCGTCGTCGCCGCGGACGGCACGGTCACCACCGAGCAGGACTGCGTGCGGCGGTCCGTCTTCGGAAGCGGGGGCCTCGGCAAGTGAGCACCACCGCACACCGGACCGGCACGACGACCAAGGAGAACCACGCGTGATCACCGACCTGCTGTCGACCATCGTCTACTCGGTGCTCGGCATCGTCCTGCTGCTGCTCACGATCGTGGTCGTGAACAAGCTGTTCAAGCTGAACCTGCACCGCGAGCTGGTCGACGAGCACAACACCGCCTTCGGCATCCTCATCGCCGGCGTCGCGGTCGCGATCGGCATCATCATCGCGGGCACCATCAGCTCCTGAGGGGCGCCGTGGACGTCGACGAGCAGCCCGTGGCCGCCCTCCGCGGACGGGCGGCCGGCCGGACGATGGACCGACCCACGGTGTTCGCGGCGGCACTGCTCGTCGCCGTCGGCGGCATCGTCTACGAGCTGATCCTCGGCACCGCCGCCTCGTACCTGGTCGGCGACTCGGTCGTCGCGTTCTCGGTGGCGACCGGGGTCACGCTGTTCGGCATGGGGCTGGGGTCGCTGCTCGCCCCGCACCTGCCCGGCCCGTCGGGCATCGCGTTCGCGCGCAACGAGCTCGCGCTGGGCCTCGTCGGCGGCGCGTCGGTGCTCGTGCTGTTCTGGGCGTACGGGGCGACGTCGCTGTACTGGCCGGTGTTCGTGCTGCTGTCGCTCGCGATCGGCGTGGGCATCGGCGTCGAGATCCCGCTGCTGGTCGCGCTGCTCAAGGAGCACGGGCGTGACGAGTCGGTCGCGCTGCTGTCGAAGGTGCTGGCGGTGGACTACCTGGGGGCGCTGCTCGCGTCCCTGCTGTTCCCGTTCGTCCTGCTGCCGGGCCTCGGGCTGGTCCGCACGGCCCTGGCGGTGGCGATCCTCAACGTCGGCGTCGCGCTGTTCATGCTGGCCCGCATGGGGCACCAGCCGCGGTGGACGTGGTCGACGGCGTCGGCACTGGTGGCGCTCGTCGCGGTGTTCGCCGTCTCGTCGGGTGTGGAGGCCGCGCTGAGCACGCGTCTGTACGAGGACCCCGTGGTCGCGGCGACGACGTCGAGGTACCAGAAGCTCGTCGTGACGGACTACCAGGGCGACGTGCGGCTGTACCTGGACGACCAGCTGCAGTTCTCGTCGGCCGACGAGGCGCGGTACCACGAGACCCTCGCGCACGCGACGCTCACGTCGGTGGCGGCGCCGGCGTCCGTCGCGATCCTGGGCGGCGGGGACGGGCTGCTGGCACGCGAGGTGCTGCGGTACCCGTCGGTGCGCGAGGTCGTGGTGGTCGACCTGGACCCCGCGGTGACGGAGCTGGCACGGACCAACCGCCTGGTCCGCGACCTGAACGAGGGCTCCCTGGACGACCCGCGCGTCACGGTGGTCAACGCCGACGCGTTCGGCTGGGTGCGCGGCACGGACGCGACGTTCGACGCCGTGCTGGTCGACCTGGTCGACCCGTCGAACGAGCGGGTGGCCAAGCTGTACTCGGCGGAGTTCTACGCGGCCGTGGCCGCCCGCCTGCGGCCCGGGGGCGTGATGGCCACGCAGGCCACGTCGACGTACTTCACGCCGCACGCGTTCTGGCAGGTGGTCGCCACGATGGAGGCGGGCGCCCCCGGCCGCACGGTCGTGCCGCTGAGCGTGAACGTCCCGTCGTTCGGCGAGTGGGGGTTCGCGCTGAGCCTGCCAGGCGGGGCGTCGTCGCTGCTGACGGCCGCACCCCTGCCCGACGGGCTGCGGTTCCACGACGCGTCCTCGCTGGGCGCGACGACGCGCCTGCCCGGCGACCTGCCGGAGCGTGACGCGGTGCCGTCGACGCTGCTGTCACCCCGCGTCCACACCACCTACCAGGGCGACATGGCGCACTGGCGGTACTGAGTCTGGCGCCGGGATCACTTCCCGTGGCACGTAACCTGACCGCATGGTGGACGACGAGCCGCGCTGGCTGAGCACCGACGAGACCAACGCCTGGATCGCGCTCAGCGCGCTCACCACCCACCTGCCCCACGCCCTGGACACGCAGCTGCAGCGCGACGCCGGCATCTCGCTGGCCGAGTACCACGTGCTCTCGTGGCTCTCGATGGCACCGGACCGCACCCACCGGATGCGCGACCTCGCCGCGCGCGCCGACGTCAGCCTGTCCCACCTGTCACGCATCGTCGCGCGCCTCGAGGCGCGCGGCTGGATCCGCCGGCACCCCGATCCCACCGACGGCCGCACCACGCTCGCCACGCTCACCGACGCCGGCTGGGACAAGGTCGTCGCGACGGCGCCCGGGCACGTCGCCGAGGCGCGCCGCCGCGTGTTCGACCGCCTCGACGACGCGCAGGTCGGGCACCTCGCGGCCGTTGCGAGGCAGGTCGTCGAGGCCTGCGGCGTCACGCTCCCCCGGGTCGACGGGGCCTGACGGCACCGGGGCGAACCGGCCCTCGGGGACGGCCGGCGCCGCGACTCACATGCGGCCGCTGCAGATCAGCCGCTCGCGGGTGACGTCGATGACGCTGCCCCAGGTCTGCACGCCGCTGACGGCGCCGACCCACGGCGTCGAGCCCTCCTGCGCCGTGCCGACGCGGAACGGCCCGTCGCTCCCGGCCGCGACGTCCAGGCTCACGTCGGCACCCGTCAGGGAGCTGGGCGACCCGGGCTCGTCGACGGTGCCGAGGTGGCAGACGTCGACCCGCAGCACACCGGACGTCGCGTCCCGCACCCCGAAGACGCCGTACCAGGACCCGACGCTCACCGGGACGGTCGACGTCGCCACGACGGTGTCGCCGCCGGTGCCCGCGACCGCGAACGCCCAGCACGTGGTGAGCTCCTCGTCGCACGCGGTGGTGCTGGTGCCGAGCGTGAACGCGCTACCGGCGGCGCCGTCCTGGCTGACGACCGTCGCGGGCGCACCGTCCGCGTCGACCCGCACGACGGTCGCGACCGAGAAGCTGCCCGTGGTGTCGACGACCGGTCCTGCCGTCGACGCGCCGTCGTCCGCCTCGTCCAGGAGCAGCGCGCGGTCCGTCGTCGTGCCCCAGAGCTCGGCGGCCATGCCGTCGGCCCACGTGGTCGAGGGCGTCAGGGTCAGGGTCGTGCCGGCGCGGGTGTCGGTCGCCGTCAGGCCCTGCCCCTCGTCGAGGAGCCAGCGGGCGCCCGCCGGCGCCGTCGGCGCAGCCGTCACCGTGAACCGGTAGAGACGCTCGGGTCCCACGTTGCCGGCCACGTCCACGGCCTGCACCGTGAGCTGGTGCGGTCCCGCGGAGGTCGGTACCCACGTCACCGTCGCCCCGGCGTCCCCCGGCACGACGTCGACCTGCGCGGGTGCGCCGTCGAACGCGTAGAGGAAGGCCGCCACGTCGTCCGTGCCCGGGGCCTCGAACCGGAAGTCCCCGGCGACGCCGATGCCCCCGGCCACGGCGTCCTCGGCGTAGACGGCGCCCGCACCCTCGACCGGTGCCACCGTCGGCAGCCCGGGAGCGGTGACGTCGACGGCGATGCGGCACCGCACGACCGGGCTCGTGCGGCCCTTGGCGTCGCGCGCCTGCACCCGCCACTCGTGCGCGCGACCGTCGCGCAGCAGCCCCTCGGGCACCTGGACCGCGTGGGCCGACCCCGACGCCTGCGCGGCGGTCGCGCGCGACGACCACAGCAGACGCCCCGTCCGCCCGTCGCGCACCTGGAACGTGCCGCGCAGGGCGTCGCCGTCAGGGTCCGACAGCGTCGCCCGCAGCGTGGGCGTCGCGGACCGCAGGGCCGCGGCCGTCGACGACGAGCACGACGACTCGGGCCCCGACGTGCCCACGTCGGCGGGGCGGTCGGGCGCGTGGTTCACGGCACGCGGCGCGTGCCCCGACGGGCCGCCGCCGTGCGCCAGCGCGACCCCCGGGACGAGGGCGAGCGCGCCGGTGAGCGCACCGACCGCGAGCGCGCGGACCACGGTGGCGAGGCGACGGGAGGACGAACGGTCGTGCACGGGTGCCCCCTGCTGGGTCGGGTCGCTCGACGCGGGCGGCGGTGCCGGCGCGCGGTGACGCGCGGAACTTATCGGACGCTTCGGGCGTCGTCCAGATCCGGTTCCGGCGTCCCGGCAGGTACGTCGCCCGGACGGCCCGGCGTCACACGTCGCCGGCCGCCAGCGGCCGGTCCAGCCCTACGACCCCCAGCTCGACGCGCTCGATCCCGTCCAGCGGCAGCGCGGACGACGCGCCCAGGCCCGAGGCCGTGCGCTCGCCCGTGCTCGTCCACGTCGCGACGACGGACCGCTGCCCGTCGCCGCCCACGAGGACGAGCTCGTAGACCCCCTCGGGGAGCTCGGCCGCCTCGTACGCGCAGGACCAGTCCAGGCGCGTGCCCCAGCCCGTCTCGGCGAGCGTCAGGTCGGCCGTCACCCCCGAGCCGCCCACGGGCGTCAGCGCGACGGTCCGCGCGTCGGCCGCGACCACGACCGGGTCGGGCGCCCTGGCGGCGGTGACCGCGGACGCCGTGACGCCCGTGAGGACGACGAGCACCGCGGCCGCACCCGCGAGCGCTGCACGACCCCGCGTCCGACGCCGCCGCGCCGCCTCTGCGAGGCGGGTGAGGGGGACGACGTCTCCGGCGGGGTCGGGCGCGGCGGGCACGGCCGCGGCGTCCTGTGCCGGCACCATGCCCAGCAGCGCAGGCATGCCGGCGAGCTCACCGACCGCCGCCCGGCAGGCGTCGCACCCGGCGAGGTGCGTCTCGAACTCGCGGCGTTCCGCGGGTGCGAGCGCGCCCAGCACGTACGCGGCGTCCCACTCGCGGTACGGGTCGGCGGTCATGACGTCACTCCCCTCTCCTGCAGCGCGAGGCGCAGGGCGCGCAGCGCGTAGTGCAGCCGCGACCTCACGGTGCCGGGCGGCACGCCCTGCTCGGCCGCGAGCTCGGCGACCGAGCGCCCGCCGTAGTAGGCGCCGACGACGACCGCCCGGTGGTCCGCCGAGAGCGACGCCAGCGCGTCGGCGACGAGCCAGCGGTCGAGCACGGCCTGGGTGCCGTCGCCGGTGGCGGCGTCCGGCGGTGCGTCGGACGGCATCTCGTGGCGGCGCTGGGCGCTGCGCGCGTCGTCGACGACGAGGTTCCGGGCGACGGTGAACAGCCACGCCCGCACGGACGGCTCGGGGCGGGTCAGCACGTCGGGGTGACGCCACGCCCGCAGCAGGGTCTCCTGCACGACGTCCTGCGCGCGGGCCGCGTCGGTGAGGCGCGCGACGTACCGGTGCAGCGCGTCGGCGTGCGCCGCGTGCGTGGCACGCAGCAGCGCGTCGGGGTCGGCCGTCATGCCCGCACCTCCCCGGTCACCCGCACCGTCGCACCGTCGCGGCCGTCAGGACGCCGTCAGCCGCAGGTCGAACTCGACGGCCCCGGTGTCCTCCACCGTCACGAACCCGAGCGACGGCGCCTGGACGCCGAAGTCCGCGAACGTCACCGGCACCGACCCCACCACCTGGACCGCGTCGCCGCTGCCGGCGACCTGCGCGTCGACCGTCACCTCCTGCGTGACGTCGCGGATCGTCAGGTCGCCCGTGAGCTGCGCGCTGGTGACGCCGTCACCCAGCTCGACGGGCTCGGTGAGCGTGAACGTCGCCGTGGGGAACGTCCCGACCTGCACGGCCTGGTCCCGGAAGTAGTTGTCGCGCGGCGGCTCGTCGGTCGCGATGCTCGCCATGTCGACCTCGATCTCGGCCGCGGTGAGGCTGCCGCCCTCGACCGTGACGGAGCCCGTCACGTCCTCGGTGCGGCCGGTGACCGTCACGTCCTCGCCGCGCAGCACCTCCTCGACGCGGTACCCGGCGAACGACCCGTCCGCGACGGTCCACGTGCCGTCCGTCGCCGCCACGGGTCCGCCCGCGGCGCTCGCCTCGAGCGTCGGCGCGGCCTGCGCGTTGCTGTTGGCCCAGTCCGCGTACAGGCCGGGGCCGACGGCCACGGCCACCACCCCGAGCACGACCACGCCCGCACCGACCCCTGCCCACACCTTCGTCCGCTTGTTCATCGTGCCCTGCCCTCTCGCCGCCGGCCGCCCCGACGGGGGCCCTCCACCTGTAGACGAGGCAGCGGGTCGATCCGTTCAACGCGACGCCGGGTCACGGCCTCACGGCGCCGCGGGGCGCTGCATGAGCACCACCTCGAACCCCGGGCGGTCGGTGACGCCGACCGGCTCGAACCCCCAGGACCGGTACACGTCGTCCAGGTGCGGGTTGGACGCGCGGTGGTCGAGCCGCAGCCACGTCGCGCCGGCAGCGCGCGCACGCTCGCCCACCCACTCGACGAGCGCCCGCCCGAGCCCGGTCCCCGCCGCCCGCCGGGCGACCATGAGCCCGTGGACGTAGAGGGCGGGCGCGTCGTCGTCGCCCCAGTACTCGGGGTCCGTGGCGACGACGCGCACGACGCCCCGCAGCCCGTCGTCGTCGCGGACCACCCACCACTGCCCGTCGGCCACCTGCGCCGCGATGCGCTCGGCCGGCACGGACCCGACGGGCCACTGGTCGATGCCGCGGGTGGCCATCCAGTCCTCGAGGGAGCGCCGCAGCGCGTGGATCGCCGTCGCGTCGGCGGCGGTGGCCTGCTGGGGGTGGACGTCCACGGCACCCGACGGTAGTGCGTGGGGCCGGTCCCGCGTGCGCACGAGCGACGCGACCGGCCGGGGCGCCTGGTACTTCTGCCCGCCACGGCCGCACCGGGAGCAGCATCAGTCGCCATGTGCGCCGGTGGGCGACCATCGCGACCGGAGCTCGGCCCTACGGTTCGGGCCAGCCTTCGGAGTCCGAGGCCAGGTGACCACCCAGGGACTCGGCGAGCCGGCGCAAACCGTCCTCGATACGCGCCCAGGACGCGGCCGTGCCACCACCGGCCGGTTCGACGGACAGTGCGCGCAACGCACCGTCTGTCGCGATGGTCTCGACCATGGCGGTCCCGTCAGCGGCGAACAGCTGGGTCCCGTCCTCCAGGAGCTCGCGGGGTCTCACGGGCCGGCCGTCCTCGTGCGCGAGATCGAGCTCGGTCAGGACCGCAGCCACCGTGTCGACGGACAGGGGCGCGAAGTGCCGCGGGTCGTCCAGGCCCGCAGCCGGTCCCACGGCGAGCAGCAGCTCGACCCCGACGTCGTCGAACGGCTCCGCGGGCGCCGGGGTGGGTGCGTCGAACAGCACTGCCAGCGGGCTCGACGTCACGAGCGCCGGGGGCGTCTGGCCGGCGTAGGCGAGGTAGGGCGCGAGCACCGACGGCTGCGGGTCCTGGTCGCGTCGCCACGACGAGGGAAGGTCCTCGGTGATGTTCTTGCGTAGCGCCAGCGGGTCCCGACCGGCATGGAGCTCGCCCTTCTCGTACCGACGGGCCATGCCGCCCGGGAGGTAGATCACGTGGATCGGTGTGCCGTCGCTGAGCCGGAGGACCGGCTCCTGGTGCTGCGCCATGCGGATGCGGCCCTTCTGCAGCCACAGGTCCCACCGCGACCGAGGGTCGATC contains:
- a CDS encoding S-adenosylmethionine decarboxylase family protein; translated protein: MHRNHVYVFDVASARPALLDDLDVVRTALTGLVADAGLHPVGSDAVHRFAPQGLSVAILLAESHVAVHTWPEHGTAYVTLTTCRRPPAGFVERTRTALADAWHGTVLARTMADA
- a CDS encoding MarR family winged helix-turn-helix transcriptional regulator; the encoded protein is MVDDEPRWLSTDETNAWIALSALTTHLPHALDTQLQRDAGISLAEYHVLSWLSMAPDRTHRMRDLAARADVSLSHLSRIVARLEARGWIRRHPDPTDGRTTLATLTDAGWDKVVATAPGHVAEARRRVFDRLDDAQVGHLAAVARQVVEACGVTLPRVDGA
- a CDS encoding KTSC domain-containing protein, with product MFRTSSALRPRAARHDAASGTLTVRLTSVSGGSWAEYEYRDVPADVAHRVTTAGVRLRAALLEHVVDRYAVRRCGTPRWVEPATTGPA
- a CDS encoding anti-sigma factor family protein → MTADPYREWDAAYVLGALAPAERREFETHLAGCDACRAAVGELAGMPALLGMVPAQDAAAVPAAPDPAGDVVPLTRLAEAARRRRTRGRAALAGAAAVLVVLTGVTASAVTAARAPDPVVVAADARTVALTPVGGSGVTADLTLAETGWGTRLDWSCAYEAAELPEGVYELVLVGGDGQRSVVATWTSTGERTASGLGASSALPLDGIERVELGVVGLDRPLAAGDV
- a CDS encoding polyamine aminopropyltransferase; protein product: MDVDEQPVAALRGRAAGRTMDRPTVFAAALLVAVGGIVYELILGTAASYLVGDSVVAFSVATGVTLFGMGLGSLLAPHLPGPSGIAFARNELALGLVGGASVLVLFWAYGATSLYWPVFVLLSLAIGVGIGVEIPLLVALLKEHGRDESVALLSKVLAVDYLGALLASLLFPFVLLPGLGLVRTALAVAILNVGVALFMLARMGHQPRWTWSTASALVALVAVFAVSSGVEAALSTRLYEDPVVAATTSRYQKLVVTDYQGDVRLYLDDQLQFSSADEARYHETLAHATLTSVAAPASVAILGGGDGLLAREVLRYPSVREVVVVDLDPAVTELARTNRLVRDLNEGSLDDPRVTVVNADAFGWVRGTDATFDAVLVDLVDPSNERVAKLYSAEFYAAVAARLRPGGVMATQATSTYFTPHAFWQVVATMEAGAPGRTVVPLSVNVPSFGEWGFALSLPGGASSLLTAAPLPDGLRFHDASSLGATTRLPGDLPERDAVPSTLLSPRVHTTYQGDMAHWRY
- the ggt gene encoding gamma-glutamyltransferase gives rise to the protein MRTSTLARPLVVVAAAFALSAGALPGDAAPPGVGDEIDGAGLDGSGPDGRGGHHGRPPAKVPVAVGTGGAVATVDPDATRVGLDVLRRGGNAVDAAVAAAATLGVAEPYSAGIGGGGFLVVYDAATGSVQTLDGRETAPAAMGSDAFVEDGVAIPPEEAVTSGLSVGVPGTPATWQAALDTWGTLSLRDALAGATRVAERGFVVDRTFAEQTEANADRFADFTSTAALYLPGGSVPRVGSVLRNPDLARTYRLLARHGVDALYTGPLAREIVDTVQAPPVAPGSTRVVRPGLLQPADLAAYEVVPRDPTLVTYRGLDVYGMAPPSSGGSTVGEALNILETVDLGALDETQALHHYVEAAALAFADRNRWVGDPAFVDVPLDELLSDGFAAERACLIDPAAALPKPVAPGVPDGTYGPYEPCAPGGDAATETPEGTSTTHLTTADRWGNVVAYTLTIESTGGNGIVVPGRGFLLNNELTDFSFTDTQGGADPNLPGPGKRPRSSMAPTIVLQDGRPLLALGSPGGATIITTVLQTLVNRLDLGMPLDQAVAAPRATPRNGTSIQAEPGFPRAGLEALGHVFADTPEIGAAAAIEVLDRGRFLAVAEPERRGGGSAGVVRPRR
- a CDS encoding LamG domain-containing protein, producing the protein MHDRSSSRRLATVVRALAVGALTGALALVPGVALAHGGGPSGHAPRAVNHAPDRPADVGTSGPESSCSSSTAAALRSATPTLRATLSDPDGDALRGTFQVRDGRTGRLLWSSRATAAQASGSAHAVQVPEGLLRDGRAHEWRVQARDAKGRTSPVVRCRIAVDVTAPGLPTVAPVEGAGAVYAEDAVAGGIGVAGDFRFEAPGTDDVAAFLYAFDGAPAQVDVVPGDAGATVTWVPTSAGPHQLTVQAVDVAGNVGPERLYRFTVTAAPTAPAGARWLLDEGQGLTATDTRAGTTLTLTPSTTWADGMAAELWGTTTDRALLLDEADDGASTAGPVVDTTGSFSVATVVRVDADGAPATVVSQDGAAGSAFTLGTSTTACDEELTTCWAFAVAGTGGDTVVATSTVPVSVGSWYGVFGVRDATSGVLRVDVCHLGTVDEPGSPSSLTGADVSLDVAAGSDGPFRVGTAQEGSTPWVGAVSGVQTWGSVIDVTRERLICSGRM
- a CDS encoding DUF350 domain-containing protein: MITDLLSTIVYSVLGIVLLLLTIVVVNKLFKLNLHRELVDEHNTAFGILIAGVAVAIGIIIAGTISS
- a CDS encoding HAD-IIB family hydrolase; translated protein: MTYELVLFDLDDTLAPSKSKVHPQIVDMIVALTRVAQVGIISGGRFEQFDAQLLSSVDDTAALSRLHVLPTCGTRYLVHDGAAWAEVYSEPLTEDESARAAAAVEKSARELGLWEENTWGDRIELRGSQVTFSALGQEAPVDAKAAWDPDGAKKEKLRAAVAEQLPDLEVRSGGSTSVDITRKGIDKAYGVNRLLARLGLEPTQAVFFGDRLDEGGNDYPVISTGVPCVAVEGWEDTPAKVRAAVPEAFA
- a CDS encoding peptidase E; this translates as MTRLDGTVLTIGGGGFSMPEVADAGSIDDFLLGLTGRDTPRVCFVGTASGDAASYVERFVAAFDGRARTSVLALFGNGPDGAIPLDRLDDVLEQDVVYVGGGSTANLLAVWRLHGLPELLAEAARRGTVLAGISAGMNCWFEASSTDSFGPYAPLRDGLGLLRGSACPHYRGEPGRRETYLRWVGTGALPDGYAADDGVALLWRGGELVEAVGEARGASAYRVHQGVDGAVETPVPTRLLAG